The following are from one region of the Clostridia bacterium genome:
- a CDS encoding FAD-dependent oxidoreductase has protein sequence MKIFEIKNGVVTATDVEKVTFEKHVDVLVSGLGTAGSLAALYAAENGLSVLGVESYNCIGGTNTIGGISWHYFGYPGGRHMDTDEKVNDFNEQFGCVHTESRKLVVEAELLDKGVEILYEASICGVYKEKDTVVGVKVFTADGFINIGCKVLMDCTGDAVTAHMAGCESEYGRTWDGQAQPYSMVSLMYDETRYRFTNIDFGRVDQRDDEALSEAYIFSRALEMSEERKDMRFVAHMPLIGVREGRRILSEEQITVVDLFSDKQTKTPVYYAYADLDKHGWDIAFDGDALCDWAVGANLGAYNVTVPISFKTIIPKGVNGLLVPCRALGVDRDIASCVRMLPDMKKLAEVAADMAFLAIRENCALKEIPYEELRDRLIKSGCLNHADNRGVRVDGAKDANGDKLPVIDVTFVTEPEKLEATLATDKPGEAIWAAKQMGEKAVPILKKLLESEDENTRKHASFALASIGDASCLPILRDMVSMRDDTMLKDCRKNNNQRGYMAIYWLGRLGDAEIVDTLIQMICDENEIKNPVYHSDKLTTRYAISAFNGVYFQFITNAVAALLRIGNANENLRSKIEEAFKTAFSDDSYYKRITTRPKKSSEGNMVQCIRNIAFSAIENWNK, from the coding sequence ATGAAAATTTTTGAAATAAAAAACGGCGTAGTAACAGCTACAGACGTTGAGAAGGTCACCTTTGAAAAACATGTGGATGTGCTGGTAAGCGGATTGGGAACTGCGGGGTCACTTGCGGCATTGTATGCGGCAGAAAACGGCTTGTCGGTTTTGGGCGTTGAAAGCTATAACTGCATTGGCGGAACCAATACAATAGGTGGTATTTCCTGGCATTATTTCGGTTATCCCGGCGGTCGGCACATGGATACTGACGAAAAAGTCAATGACTTTAACGAGCAGTTCGGATGTGTACATACTGAAAGCCGTAAGCTGGTTGTGGAAGCAGAGCTTTTGGATAAGGGTGTAGAGATTTTATACGAAGCAAGCATTTGTGGTGTATATAAAGAGAAGGACACAGTTGTGGGCGTTAAGGTGTTTACGGCTGATGGCTTTATAAATATCGGATGCAAGGTTTTAATGGACTGCACAGGGGATGCGGTAACCGCACATATGGCAGGCTGTGAGAGCGAATACGGCAGAACCTGGGACGGTCAGGCACAGCCTTACAGCATGGTTTCTCTGATGTATGATGAAACCCGTTACCGGTTTACAAACATTGATTTCGGTCGTGTAGACCAGCGGGACGACGAAGCCCTTTCGGAGGCCTATATTTTCTCAAGAGCCTTAGAAATGTCGGAAGAAAGAAAGGATATGCGTTTTGTGGCACACATGCCTTTAATCGGTGTGCGTGAGGGCAGACGTATTCTTTCGGAAGAACAGATAACGGTTGTGGATTTGTTTTCAGATAAACAAACGAAAACACCTGTTTATTATGCATATGCGGATTTGGATAAGCATGGCTGGGACATTGCGTTTGACGGAGATGCCCTTTGCGATTGGGCAGTGGGTGCAAACCTCGGTGCGTATAACGTAACGGTGCCCATTTCCTTTAAAACGATTATTCCGAAAGGCGTAAACGGCTTGCTTGTGCCTTGCCGTGCCTTGGGTGTGGACAGAGACATTGCAAGCTGTGTGCGAATGCTTCCCGATATGAAAAAGCTTGCGGAAGTGGCGGCGGACATGGCATTTTTAGCCATTCGTGAAAACTGTGCTTTAAAAGAAATTCCTTATGAAGAACTGCGTGACAGACTGATAAAGAGCGGATGCTTAAATCATGCGGATAACCGCGGTGTTCGTGTAGACGGTGCGAAAGATGCAAACGGCGACAAGTTGCCTGTAATAGATGTTACATTTGTAACAGAGCCTGAAAAATTAGAGGCAACACTTGCAACCGATAAGCCGGGCGAAGCCATTTGGGCGGCAAAACAGATGGGTGAAAAAGCAGTGCCGATTTTGAAAAAATTACTGGAATCGGAAGATGAGAACACAAGAAAACATGCGTCTTTTGCACTGGCAAGCATTGGAGATGCTTCCTGTTTGCCGATTTTAAGAGATATGGTATCCATGCGTGATGACACCATGCTTAAAGATTGCCGGAAGAACAATAACCAGCGCGGTTACATGGCGATTTACTGGCTGGGCAGACTCGGAGATGCCGAAATTGTTGATACACTCATTCAGATGATTTGCGATGAAAACGAAATTAAAAATCCTGTTTACCACAGCGATAAATTGACCACGCGGTATGCAATTTCTGCTTTTAACGGCGTGTATTTCCAGTTTATCACAAATGCCGTTGCGGCACTTTTACGTATCGGAAACGCAAACGAAAATCTGCGTTCTAAAATCGAAGAGGCGTTTAAAACCGCTTTTTCGGATGACAGCTATTACAAAAGAATCACCACCCGCCCGAAAAAGAGCAGTGAGGGCAATATGGTGCAGTGCATCAGAAACATTGCATTTTCTGCAATCGAAAATTGGAATAAATAA
- a CDS encoding helix-turn-helix transcriptional regulator encodes MIRINERNFSMVTIQKNSSSPANRETFSFTNFRICLVLHGSAVWNINDRSFTVEQGDIIFLNSSQRRRFISFGKDGFSLATFCFDRSAFTNLHHFLFLLNCVKEHHGVMKNQPLAPFLKEIYLELQGNHPLRFEMASAMLTEFFIRLERQTSFTPDTQIDINGALLDILDYIDANITEKLSLTSLAKRAGLTESSFSRWFAKVNGVSFKKYVMSRRISLAIILLQTTNLKTVDIALECGFDSISGFYDAFKKVTGTTPSHISNMNLI; translated from the coding sequence ATGATTCGAATAAACGAACGGAACTTTTCTATGGTAACCATTCAGAAGAACAGCTCTTCTCCGGCAAACCGAGAAACGTTTTCCTTTACCAATTTCAGAATCTGTCTGGTTCTGCACGGAAGTGCCGTGTGGAATATCAATGACCGCTCCTTTACGGTAGAACAAGGCGATATTATCTTTTTAAACAGCAGTCAGAGGCGACGTTTCATTTCGTTCGGCAAGGACGGCTTTTCCCTTGCTACCTTCTGCTTTGACCGCTCTGCCTTTACCAATCTGCATCATTTTCTGTTTTTGTTAAACTGCGTAAAGGAACACCACGGTGTAATGAAAAACCAACCGCTTGCGCCTTTTTTAAAAGAAATCTACTTAGAGCTTCAGGGCAATCACCCGTTACGCTTCGAAATGGCATCTGCTATGCTCACGGAATTTTTCATTCGCCTGGAACGGCAGACAAGCTTTACGCCCGATACGCAAATTGATATCAACGGCGCTTTGCTTGATATTTTAGACTATATTGACGCCAACATCACCGAAAAATTAAGCCTTACAAGCCTTGCAAAACGAGCAGGTCTTACCGAAAGTTCTTTTTCCCGCTGGTTTGCAAAGGTAAACGGTGTTTCCTTTAAAAAATATGTGATGTCCAGACGTATTTCTCTTGCAATTATTTTGTTACAGACCACAAACTTAAAGACGGTAGACATCGCGCTTGAGTGCGGATTTGACAGCATCAGCGGATTTTACGATGCCTTTAAAAAGGTAACGGGCACAACCCCGAGCCACATTTCAAACATGAATTTAATCTAA
- the rpmF gene encoding 50S ribosomal protein L32 yields the protein MAVPKRKVSKARRDKRRANWKLSIPGMVKCPQCGEFKLGHRVCPACGFYKGKEVVKVEA from the coding sequence ATGGCAGTTCCAAAGAGAAAGGTATCTAAAGCAAGACGTGATAAGAGAAGAGCAAACTGGAAATTATCCATTCCCGGAATGGTTAAATGCCCCCAGTGCGGTGAATTCAAACTTGGACACAGAGTATGCCCTGCTTGCGGTTTCTATAAGGGTAAGGAAGTTGTTAAGGTTGAAGCGTAA
- a CDS encoding DUF177 domain-containing protein has translation MLISVAELLKHDNSEEKLSVNLDLSAFSFAPTSVRFEKPIKVVGKMKHAGGVIMLEAEAEGEYACVCDRCGADTTHSIKFSVSENYVRAATVLSEDEEAVRFEGYEIDLAQTVGEFAFGALPTKHLCKEDCKGLCSVCGKNLNMESCTCKDDEWDPRFEALRGLFD, from the coding sequence ATGCTTATTTCCGTGGCGGAACTTTTAAAGCACGATAACAGTGAAGAAAAGCTTTCGGTAAATCTGGACTTAAGTGCGTTTTCCTTTGCACCCACATCGGTTCGTTTTGAAAAGCCCATTAAAGTGGTTGGCAAAATGAAGCATGCAGGCGGTGTAATCATGCTGGAGGCTGAGGCTGAAGGTGAGTATGCCTGTGTATGCGACAGATGCGGAGCAGACACTACCCATTCCATAAAGTTTTCGGTTTCGGAAAACTATGTCCGTGCGGCAACCGTGCTTTCTGAAGATGAAGAGGCGGTTCGCTTTGAAGGATATGAAATCGACCTTGCACAAACGGTTGGTGAGTTTGCGTTCGGCGCACTTCCCACAAAGCATTTGTGTAAAGAAGATTGCAAGGGTCTTTGTTCAGTGTGCGGTAAAAACTTAAATATGGAAAGCTGTACCTGCAAAGACGATGAATGGGATCCGAGATTTGAAGCATTAAGAGGATTATTTGACTAA
- a CDS encoding acetate kinase encodes MKILVINAGSSSLKYQLIDMDSNEVMAKGLCERIGIDGILNHSVNGEKLQFNIDMPNHAKAISAVLEALLSKEHGVISDMSEISAVGHRVVHGGEKFSGSVVINADVKAALEECIDLAPLHNPANLTGIAACEEAMPGVPQVAVFDTAFHQTMPAESYLYALPYEYYEKYKIRRYGFHGTSHKYVAGRAAAMLGKDIKDLKIVTCHLGNGSSITAVDGGKSMDTTMGFTPLAGLLMGTRCGDIDPAVVTFLQEKEGLSASEIDAIMNKKSGILGLSGVSSDFRDVEASAKEGNKVAEIGLNMFDYQVKKYIGSYAAAMGGVDAIVFTAGVGENNKVMRANVAKGLAFMGVKIDDEKNAIRGEEIDISAEGASVRVLVIPTNEELAIAMETKALVG; translated from the coding sequence ATGAAAATTTTAGTTATCAATGCCGGTAGCTCCTCGCTGAAATATCAGTTGATTGATATGGACAGTAACGAAGTTATGGCAAAAGGTCTTTGTGAAAGAATTGGTATCGACGGTATTTTGAACCACAGTGTAAACGGTGAAAAATTGCAGTTTAACATTGATATGCCCAACCACGCGAAAGCAATTTCTGCAGTTTTGGAAGCACTCCTCAGCAAAGAACACGGTGTGATTTCCGATATGAGCGAAATTTCTGCCGTAGGTCACCGTGTGGTACACGGCGGTGAAAAGTTCAGTGGCTCTGTTGTAATCAATGCAGACGTTAAAGCAGCATTGGAAGAATGCATCGACCTTGCACCCCTTCATAACCCTGCAAACCTCACCGGTATCGCAGCTTGTGAAGAAGCAATGCCCGGCGTTCCGCAGGTAGCTGTATTTGATACTGCATTCCATCAGACCATGCCTGCTGAATCCTATCTCTATGCACTTCCTTATGAATACTATGAAAAGTATAAAATCAGAAGATACGGCTTCCACGGTACTTCTCACAAATATGTTGCAGGCAGAGCAGCAGCTATGCTCGGCAAAGACATTAAAGATTTGAAGATTGTAACCTGCCACTTGGGTAACGGTTCTTCCATTACCGCAGTAGATGGCGGTAAGAGCATGGACACCACCATGGGCTTTACACCTCTTGCAGGCTTGCTTATGGGTACCCGTTGCGGTGACATCGACCCGGCTGTTGTAACCTTCTTGCAGGAAAAAGAAGGCTTGTCTGCATCCGAAATTGATGCCATCATGAATAAAAAGTCCGGTATCTTGGGTCTTTCCGGCGTTTCCAGCGACTTCAGAGACGTTGAAGCTTCCGCAAAGGAAGGCAACAAGGTTGCTGAAATCGGTCTTAACATGTTTGATTATCAGGTTAAGAAATACATCGGCTCTTATGCAGCAGCTATGGGCGGTGTAGATGCCATTGTTTTCACCGCAGGTGTTGGCGAAAACAACAAGGTAATGCGTGCAAACGTAGCAAAAGGTCTTGCGTTCATGGGCGTTAAGATTGACGACGAAAAGAATGCAATCCGCGGCGAAGAAATTGATATTTCTGCGGAAGGTGCTTCCGTTCGCGTTCTGGTTATCCCCACCAACGAAGAACTCGCAATCGCAATGGAAACCAAAGCTTTGGTTGGCTAA
- the pta gene encoding phosphate acetyltransferase, whose amino-acid sequence MSAFLDRIKERAKADKKTIVLPESMDRRTFEAAETVLKEDLANIIIIGTPEEVEANSKGLDISKATIIDPYTYEKTEEYLNLFVELRKAKGLTYEEAKKTALGDYMYYACLMVKAGDADGVVSGACHSTANTLRPSLQIIKTKPGVKLVSAFFVMVVPNCEYGEKGTFIFADSGLEQNPDPEKLAAIAACSAESFELLVEKEAKVAMISHSTMGSAKHADVDKVVEATRICKEAHPELKVDGELQVDAAIDMEIGKSKAPNSSVAGQANVLVFPDLDAGNSGYKLVQRLAKAEAYGPVTQGIAMPINDLSRGCSADDIVGVVAITCVQAQNQ is encoded by the coding sequence ATGAGTGCATTTTTGGACAGAATTAAGGAAAGAGCAAAGGCGGATAAGAAAACCATCGTTCTTCCCGAATCTATGGACAGAAGAACTTTTGAAGCGGCAGAAACCGTTTTGAAAGAAGATCTGGCAAACATTATCATTATCGGTACACCCGAAGAGGTAGAGGCAAACAGCAAGGGTCTTGACATTTCCAAGGCAACCATCATTGACCCCTACACCTACGAGAAAACCGAGGAATATTTAAACCTTTTTGTGGAACTCAGAAAAGCAAAGGGGTTAACCTATGAAGAAGCAAAGAAAACCGCTCTTGGCGATTACATGTATTATGCATGCCTGATGGTTAAAGCAGGCGACGCAGACGGTGTTGTATCCGGTGCGTGCCATTCTACTGCAAACACCCTGCGTCCGAGCTTGCAGATTATTAAAACAAAGCCCGGTGTAAAATTGGTTTCCGCATTCTTCGTAATGGTTGTTCCGAACTGCGAATACGGCGAAAAGGGTACTTTCATTTTTGCAGACAGCGGTTTAGAGCAGAACCCCGATCCGGAAAAGCTTGCAGCCATTGCAGCTTGCTCTGCAGAATCCTTTGAGCTTTTGGTTGAAAAAGAAGCAAAGGTTGCTATGATTTCGCACTCTACCATGGGCAGTGCAAAGCATGCCGATGTAGATAAGGTTGTGGAAGCAACAAGAATTTGTAAAGAGGCACATCCTGAACTGAAGGTAGACGGTGAATTGCAGGTTGACGCGGCTATCGATATGGAAATTGGTAAGTCCAAGGCTCCAAACAGCTCTGTTGCAGGTCAGGCGAACGTATTGGTATTCCCGGACTTAGATGCAGGCAACAGCGGTTACAAACTGGTTCAGCGTCTTGCAAAAGCAGAAGCTTACGGCCCTGTAACTCAGGGTATCGCAATGCCCATTAACGATCTGTCGAGAGGTTGCAGTGCAGACGATATCGTAGGCGTTGTAGCCATCACCTGTGTACAGGCTCAGAATCAATAA
- a CDS encoding nucleotidyltransferase family protein: protein MKVAGIIAEYNPMHTGHIYQLSQADADAKVIVMSGNFVQRGEPALYDKWQRAEIAVKNGADLVLELPVSFAVASAERFAFGGVSVLDRLGIISHLVFGAESPLSDLQSAASKLSGDAFEAYMQKNATGEKSYHEIRNELVEPDLLKGSNNILGIEYLKALQKLNSSVTPEVILRKGANYNEQAPKDGFASASYIRSALLKGADCSAFLPYALPQTKLVTAEDMFPYLKYKLLTENIADIAEIREGIENRIKECALTADSFSDLLNKIKTKRYTRTAISRMLTLAFLGIEKKNLSEAPQYTRVLAANNLGCELLGTMRKSATIPIVTKGADAPDCEDAKLDFKAGDLYALLSDAPSSTDYLKHPYIQK from the coding sequence TTGAAAGTTGCAGGCATTATTGCAGAGTACAATCCCATGCACACGGGACACATATATCAGCTTTCCCAAGCAGATGCGGATGCCAAAGTAATTGTGATGAGCGGAAACTTTGTGCAACGGGGCGAGCCTGCCCTTTACGATAAATGGCAAAGGGCGGAAATTGCCGTTAAAAACGGTGCAGATCTGGTATTAGAGCTTCCCGTGAGCTTTGCGGTTGCTTCTGCCGAGCGGTTCGCTTTCGGAGGCGTGTCAGTCCTTGACAGGCTTGGCATCATTTCCCATCTTGTGTTCGGTGCAGAAAGTCCGCTTTCGGATTTGCAGTCTGCCGCATCAAAGCTTTCGGGCGATGCATTTGAAGCATATATGCAAAAGAATGCAACCGGTGAAAAATCCTATCACGAAATCCGCAACGAACTGGTTGAACCTGATCTACTGAAAGGCTCTAACAACATTTTGGGCATTGAGTATTTAAAGGCGTTACAAAAACTAAACAGTTCTGTTACACCCGAGGTTATTTTGCGGAAAGGTGCAAACTATAACGAGCAAGCACCCAAAGACGGCTTTGCTTCGGCAAGCTATATCCGAAGTGCTTTACTTAAAGGCGCAGACTGCTCCGCCTTTCTCCCCTATGCTTTGCCCCAAACAAAGCTTGTTACTGCAGAGGACATGTTTCCCTATTTAAAATACAAGCTGTTGACCGAAAATATTGCAGACATTGCAGAAATCCGTGAGGGCATAGAAAACCGCATAAAGGAATGCGCATTAACTGCAGATTCTTTTTCGGATTTGCTGAACAAAATCAAAACAAAGCGATACACCCGCACCGCCATTTCCAGAATGCTGACTCTTGCATTTTTAGGCATCGAAAAGAAAAATCTGTCCGAAGCACCGCAGTACACAAGAGTACTTGCAGCAAACAACCTGGGTTGTGAATTACTGGGCACCATGCGAAAAAGCGCAACCATTCCCATTGTCACCAAAGGTGCTGATGCACCCGATTGTGAGGATGCGAAGCTTGATTTTAAAGCCGGAGATTTGTACGCACTGCTTTCGGACGCACCATCGTCAACAGACTACCTGAAACATCCTTATATACAAAAATAA
- a CDS encoding NAD-dependent epimerase/dehydratase family protein produces MKNKNVLLIGGGGTLGTYTAQELLRKGCFVDVICLEDKVSDNTNLCFHKVNADLETLKAFLKDRYYDGIVNFIHYLDVEDYKPVHRLLSAKTEHLIFLSSYRVYADLQHPITEEAPLLLDVLEDKLFHETEKYAASKTRCEWFLREESGTDNWTVVRPVISFSENRLDLVCRSGHDVLRMTENGQTILLPEKARNLTAGLEWAGNSGKLIANLLFKKETLREAYTVSGAQNLTWDEVADIYTDLIGAKFQWVDTDKYIENEPKVRSDPFILKYDRLFDRKIDNSKILKATGLKASDFVPIRDGIKTEIEKIKNKVC; encoded by the coding sequence ATGAAAAATAAAAACGTATTGTTAATAGGCGGTGGCGGAACGCTTGGCACTTATACAGCACAAGAACTTTTGCGAAAAGGGTGCTTCGTGGATGTAATCTGTCTGGAGGATAAAGTTTCTGACAACACAAATCTTTGCTTTCACAAGGTTAATGCAGATTTGGAAACGCTAAAAGCCTTTCTGAAAGACAGATATTATGATGGGATTGTAAACTTTATACATTATCTTGATGTGGAGGATTATAAGCCGGTGCATCGGTTGTTATCTGCCAAAACAGAGCATTTGATTTTTCTATCTTCTTATCGTGTGTACGCGGATTTACAGCATCCGATTACCGAAGAAGCACCGTTGCTTCTGGATGTTTTGGAGGACAAGCTGTTTCATGAAACTGAAAAATACGCCGCATCCAAGACAAGATGCGAATGGTTTTTGCGGGAAGAATCAGGTACGGATAACTGGACGGTGGTGCGCCCGGTCATTTCGTTCTCGGAAAATCGGCTGGATTTGGTTTGTCGTTCGGGACATGATGTTTTGAGAATGACCGAAAACGGACAAACAATTCTGCTTCCTGAAAAAGCAAGGAATCTTACAGCCGGACTGGAATGGGCAGGCAACTCGGGCAAGCTGATTGCCAATCTTTTGTTTAAAAAAGAGACTTTAAGAGAGGCATACACCGTATCCGGTGCACAAAACCTGACCTGGGATGAGGTGGCAGACATTTATACTGATCTCATCGGTGCCAAATTTCAATGGGTAGACACAGATAAGTATATTGAAAACGAGCCTAAAGTACGATCCGATCCCTTTATTTTAAAGTATGACCGACTGTTTGACCGTAAAATAGATAACAGCAAAATCTTAAAGGCAACGGGTCTTAAGGCGTCGGATTTTGTACCCATCCGCGACGGCATAAAAACAGAGATTGAAAAAATAAAAAACAAAGTGTGCTGA
- a CDS encoding AraC family transcriptional regulator, with protein MLNKILYYTGFTFFRFRYNTYHYTDNRQGSPTNYLAYLIQGQCEIISEGKNLKLKAGDLFFIPKGLRYQSVWKGENGIDFLSFGFSELHIKVPFDFDLQILPCNAEIVQKLMRIPTNGKDIDCKTLSLFYDAMSDILPHMQSVTPKDGALVERIKRCIRQHPYVSMQELAVLCAISEPYLYAVFRKNVGITPNEYKQKVLCKMGISLLLTTDKKVEEIAEILHFSSASYFRKILKKHTGSTPKQIRKKRKSA; from the coding sequence ATGCTGAATAAGATACTTTACTATACAGGTTTTACATTTTTTCGATTTCGTTACAATACATATCATTACACCGATAACCGACAAGGCTCCCCGACTAATTATCTGGCATATCTGATTCAAGGACAGTGCGAAATTATATCCGAAGGCAAAAACTTAAAATTGAAAGCCGGGGACTTGTTTTTTATTCCAAAGGGGTTAAGATATCAATCTGTCTGGAAGGGTGAAAATGGCATCGACTTTCTGTCGTTCGGCTTCTCGGAACTTCATATTAAAGTACCTTTTGACTTTGACTTGCAAATACTCCCCTGCAACGCTGAAATTGTGCAAAAGCTTATGCGCATTCCAACCAACGGCAAAGACATTGACTGCAAAACACTAAGTCTTTTTTATGATGCCATGTCCGACATCTTGCCACACATGCAAAGTGTAACCCCAAAGGATGGCGCACTTGTTGAAAGGATAAAACGATGCATCCGTCAGCATCCGTACGTCTCCATGCAGGAGCTTGCCGTTCTTTGTGCCATCAGTGAGCCGTATTTGTATGCCGTGTTTCGCAAAAATGTCGGCATAACGCCAAACGAATACAAGCAAAAGGTTTTATGCAAAATGGGCATATCTCTTCTCCTGACCACCGACAAAAAGGTGGAAGAAATTGCAGAAATTCTGCATTTCAGTTCCGCTTCCTATTTTAGAAAGATTCTGAAAAAACATACCGGAAGCACCCCAAAACAAATCCGGAAAAAAAGAAAAAGTGCGTAA
- a CDS encoding AEC family transporter, with amino-acid sequence MDIALKVFNQVAVIFILIAIGFACMKLKWINKDGVSQLTNILLSIVTPCVLIQSYQAKVYTPALATGLLWGALFSVISILASTLLSQLIFRKEPTNRYRINRFAAVYSNCGFMAIPLLQAVLGADGVFYGSSYLAMFTLLYWTVGVYVFTEDIRSLSLKNVVLNIGVIATVVSITLFMTEIKLPSLVMQPIAFMAGLNTPLAMIILGSYLAGVKFKEIIKNGSLYIVSFLRLLVYPLLSLGICMLLKLDTGVAQAIMISSACPTAAVTTLFAVRFKLDAEYSAQIVSATTLLSIITIPIVMLIMGYVY; translated from the coding sequence ATGGACATAGCATTAAAGGTATTCAATCAGGTAGCGGTAATCTTTATTTTGATTGCCATCGGCTTTGCCTGCATGAAATTAAAATGGATTAATAAAGACGGGGTATCACAGCTTACAAACATTCTTTTAAGCATTGTAACGCCCTGTGTGCTGATACAGTCCTATCAGGCAAAGGTTTACACACCTGCACTTGCAACAGGGCTTTTGTGGGGGGCGCTTTTTAGTGTCATTTCCATTCTGGCATCTACGTTGCTTTCGCAATTGATATTCAGAAAAGAACCCACAAACCGCTATAGAATCAATCGGTTTGCGGCGGTGTATTCCAACTGCGGATTTATGGCAATTCCGCTTTTGCAGGCGGTGCTTGGAGCAGACGGCGTGTTTTACGGCTCGTCCTATCTTGCCATGTTTACCCTTTTGTACTGGACGGTTGGTGTGTATGTATTTACCGAGGACATCCGCAGTCTGTCTTTGAAAAATGTGGTGTTAAATATTGGCGTAATTGCAACGGTCGTCAGCATCACACTGTTTATGACCGAAATTAAACTGCCGTCACTTGTTATGCAACCCATTGCGTTTATGGCAGGCCTTAACACACCTCTTGCCATGATTATTTTAGGCTCGTACCTGGCAGGTGTTAAATTTAAAGAGATTATCAAAAACGGAAGCTTGTATATTGTGTCGTTTTTACGACTGCTTGTGTATCCGCTTTTGTCCTTGGGCATCTGTATGCTTTTAAAATTGGATACCGGTGTGGCACAGGCGATTATGATTTCTTCCGCATGTCCGACAGCCGCGGTTACAACCCTTTTTGCAGTACGGTTTAAGTTAGATGCGGAATATTCGGCACAAATCGTATCTGCGACTACACTTTTATCTATTATCACCATTCCGATTGTTATGTTGATTATGGGATATGTATACTAA
- a CDS encoding M20/M25/M40 family metallo-hydrolase, with translation MFETIEELQEKYLNILEDVCNIESPTEFKKGVDDVGAYFLDIAKRHNWKTEVCKQEISGDAICLTLNCDAKGEPVSVSGHMDTVYPVGAFGTPAVKRDRVNIYGPGVMDCKGGIVAALMAMDALEKCGFNARPIHLLLQSDEENGSATSGKKTIEYICKKAENSIAFLNLEGIKGNTAVLQRKGILRYCLTIHGKALHSARCAEASNAITEAAYKIIELEKMKDADGLTCNCGIIQGGTAANTVAESCCLYADIRFSTADELEKAKQEVLRIANNTTVEGCSCTLKEISYRPAMSLSDKNTKLLEKMNEIYKENGLPVLTERKCLSGSDAAYITACGIPCVDNLGTDGENIHSVNEWIRLDSLAEAAKRIAALIYCI, from the coding sequence TTGTTTGAAACGATAGAAGAACTGCAAGAAAAGTATCTTAATATATTGGAGGATGTTTGTAACATTGAAAGTCCGACAGAATTTAAAAAGGGTGTTGATGATGTAGGTGCATACTTTCTCGATATAGCAAAGCGCCATAATTGGAAAACAGAGGTTTGTAAGCAAGAAATATCGGGAGATGCAATTTGTCTGACCTTGAATTGTGATGCGAAAGGAGAGCCTGTAAGCGTTTCCGGACATATGGACACAGTGTATCCGGTTGGTGCGTTTGGGACTCCTGCAGTAAAGCGTGATAGAGTAAACATATACGGACCGGGAGTAATGGACTGTAAAGGCGGTATTGTTGCGGCGCTGATGGCAATGGATGCACTTGAAAAGTGTGGATTCAACGCGCGTCCTATTCATTTGTTACTGCAATCCGATGAAGAAAACGGAAGTGCCACAAGCGGCAAAAAAACAATTGAATATATATGCAAAAAAGCTGAAAATTCAATAGCATTTTTAAACTTAGAGGGAATCAAGGGCAATACTGCTGTTTTACAACGCAAAGGAATATTAAGATATTGCTTAACAATACATGGAAAGGCATTGCACTCGGCTCGTTGTGCTGAAGCGTCAAATGCCATAACAGAAGCGGCATATAAAATTATTGAACTTGAAAAAATGAAAGATGCTGACGGTCTTACTTGTAATTGTGGCATAATTCAAGGCGGAACTGCCGCAAATACCGTAGCGGAAAGTTGTTGTCTTTATGCTGATATACGATTTTCAACTGCAGATGAATTAGAAAAAGCAAAACAAGAAGTTTTAAGAATTGCGAATAACACAACAGTAGAAGGCTGCTCTTGTACACTAAAGGAAATAAGCTACCGACCGGCTATGAGCTTGAGTGATAAAAATACTAAATTGCTTGAAAAAATGAATGAAATCTATAAGGAAAACGGACTTCCGGTTTTAACAGAACGGAAATGCTTAAGTGGATCTGATGCAGCTTATATAACCGCGTGTGGAATTCCATGCGTAGACAATCTGGGGACTGATGGCGAAAACATACATTCTGTAAATGAATGGATAAGATTAGATTCGTTAGCAGAAGCTGCCAAAAGAATAGCAGCACTGATTTATTGCATCTAA